In the genome of Dermacentor silvarum isolate Dsil-2018 chromosome 1, BIME_Dsil_1.4, whole genome shotgun sequence, one region contains:
- the LOC125946638 gene encoding uncharacterized protein LOC125946638, with protein MTGKVIEVPLKLRRLKPSEIPSIFPNCPAYLSRQATKARESPEEKRARLDVEALQETIKLSVQYNEAEEKKNAIASFGDLLKAIGGLSLTDFWSKVVTQTQVLFLNFHNQEAPVVHCAVTVFSDLSLAVYTGETRLENLGSSVLPSRISDFRVLQKVLCDVEDVMKDSSKNELQLEILLKRNVALLEQLSSSALPHEWQVQVVKFVTQQLQVLLTKASIYPADFLVVYSLVYTISPHASTAKLKLPHPQTIRHICASYNASPSREQQDDAFLSYARRLASTLKDHERFVTLMMDEIHLQASFQYKGGYVTGSATNSENAAKNSIRFYDAKLVIIEQGCCAHSSSGKDRSKATASFS; from the coding sequence ATGACTGGAAAAGTAATTGAAGTACCCCTCAAACTAAGGCGATTGAAGCCTTCTGAAATCCCAAGCATCTTTCCCAATTGCCCTGCCTACTTGTCTCGACAAGCAACTAAAGCACGTGAGAGCCCCGAAGAAAAGCGCGCTCGTCTTGATGTAGAGGCATTACAGGAAACTATAAAATTATCAGTGCAGTATAACGAAGCAGAAGAAAAGAAGAATGCCATCGCCAGTTTCGGAGACCTATTGAAAGCAATAGGTGGTCTCTCTCTTACTGACTTCTGGAGCAAGGTCGTCACTCAAACACAAGTACTTtttctcaacttccacaaccAAGAAGCGCCAGTTGTGCATTGTGCGGTGACAGTGTTCTCGGACCTTTCTTTGGCGGTGTATACCGGTGAAACGAGATTGGAAAACCTAGGTTCATCTGTGCTTCCCTCGAGGATCTCTGACTTCAGAGTGCTTCAGAAAGTTTTGTGCGACGTGGAAGATGTCATGAAGGATTCTTCAAAGAATGAACTTCAGTTAGAGATTCTGCTGAAGCGTAATGTGGCACTCCTGgagcaactatcatcatcagctctTCCACATGAGTGGCAAGTGCAAGTTGTCAAATTTGTGACACAGCAGCTTCAAGTTCTCCTCACCAAGGCATCAATTTACCCAGCCGACTTTCTCGTGGTCTACAGCCTTGTGTACACTATATCGCCACATGCAAGTACAGCAAAACTGAAGCTTCCACATCCCCAAACAATAAGGCACATTTGTGCTTCTTACAATGCTAGCCCATCCAGGGAGCAACAAGATGATGCTTTCCTCTCATATGCAAGGAGGCTGGCGTCAACACTAAAAGACCATGAGCGCTTTGTCACGCTTATGATGGACGAGATCCACCTGCAGGCATCCTTTCAATACAAGGGTGGATATGTGACAGGTTCAGCGACAAACAGTGAGAATGCAGCAAAAAACAGCATACGTTTTTATGATGCAAAGCTTGTTATCATCGAACAAGGATGTTGTGCACATAGTTCCAGTGGCAAAGATAGAAGCAAAGCAACTGCATCATTTTCTTGA